One window of the Triticum dicoccoides isolate Atlit2015 ecotype Zavitan chromosome 3B, WEW_v2.0, whole genome shotgun sequence genome contains the following:
- the LOC119278517 gene encoding MAPK-interacting and spindle-stabilizing protein-like, which yields MSLVAYDASSDEDEAGDPPAAAPAPPPRPAPTIGPQPRPPSPSPSARAELRPPAPPPAPSQNVSLPTPSFDLPDIADLFDSPSLPNRGSAGMVGSSSRKRESNGSAIQDPRSKFPRAQSAQSRGARNAAASTLVPPQLSGRSNVVTEDMGKLFVARRKD from the exons ATGTCGCTGGTCGCCTACGACGCCTCCTCCGACGAGGACGAAGCCGGCGAccctcccgccgccgccccggccccgcCCCCCCGCCCCGCCCCCACCATCGGGCCGCAGCCGAGGCCTCCGTCGCCCTCGCCGTCCGCGCGCGCCGAGCTCCgcccccccgcgccgccgcccgcccccAGCCA GAATGTCTCCCTGCCCACACCATCATTTGACCTACCAGACattgcagatctttttgattccccCTCTCTCCCCAACAGAGGTTCTGCTGGTATGGTGGGAAGTTCATCAAGGAAAAGAGAATCAAATGGATCAGCTATTCAAGATCCCCGTAGTAAATTCCCAAGGGCCCAGTCAGCTCAATCTCGTGGTGCCAGGAATGCTGCTGCGAGCACATTAGTTCCGCCGCAGCTTAGTGGAAG GAGTAACGTTGTTACTGAAGATATGGGCAAACTATTTGTGGCAAGACGCAAAGATTAG
- the LOC119282282 gene encoding serpin-Z1-like codes for MELAEAVRCEAAFGMRVLQHLAAEPGAGGKNHAVSPLSIHAALALLGAGARGAMLNEIVALLGPAGGRAHALLASHVAMHVFADSSGGDGGPKVQFANAVWVDATAAPLKADYARVVAQHYAFKTMPEEARREINEWFEAATAGRIKEFLPQGSVGYDTAAILGNALYFKGVWESTFDARLTRHDTFFYQQPAGGEGQIRVPFMSSGERQYIACRPDYKVLKLLYACGSGEHRRRFAMHVYLPNERHGLQAMLHRLASSPEQLEADSMALRTTVAVGTFKVPKFTISYKTEASGMLQRLGLRLTFSTASDFSGLLDLEHMKPPRLPLYVSQVYHESFVEVNEEGTEAAAATAIVGIFGSCSAVCSRPVNYVDFIADHPFMFLIKEELTGVVVFAGQVVDPSL; via the exons ATGGAGCTCGCGGAGGCCGTCCGGTGCGAGGCCGCCTTCGGGATGCGCGTGCTCCAGCACCTCGCGGCCGAGCCCGGCGCCGGCGGCAAGAACCACGCCGTGTCCCCGCTCTCCATCCACGCCGCGCTGGCGCTCCTCGGCGCGGGCGCCCGCGGCGCCATGCTCAACGAGATCGTCGCCCTCCTCGGCCCCGCCGGCGGCCGCGCCCACGCGCTGCTCGCGTCGCACGTCGCCATGCACGTGTTCGCCGAcagcagcggcggcgacggtgggccGAAGGTGCAGTTCGCCAACGCCGTCTGGGTCGACGCCACGGCGGCGCCCCTCAAGGCCGACTACGCCCGCGTCGTCGCCCAGCACTACGCCTTCAAAACCATG CCGGAGGAAGCGAGGCGCGAGATCAACGAGTGGTtcgaggcggcgacggcgggcCGGATCAAGGAGTTCCTGCCTCAGGGCTCCGTGGGGTACGACACGGCGGCCATCCTCGGGAACGCACTCTACTTCAAGGGCGTCTGGGAGAGCACGTTCGACGCCCGGCTCACGCGGCACGACACCTTCTTCTACCAGCAGCCCGCCGGCGGCGAGGGCCAAATCCGCGTGCCGTTCATGTCGAGCGGTGAGCGGCAGTACATCGCCTGCCGCCCGGACTACAAGGTCCTGAAACTCCTCTACGCGTGCGGCAGCGGCGAGCACCGGCGGCGGTTCGCCATGCACGTCTACCTCCCGAACGAGCGCCACGGGCTGCAGGCGATGCTGCACAGGCTGGCCTCCAGCCCGGAGCAGCTCGAGGCGGACTCCATGGCGCTGCGGACCACCGTTGCCGTGGGCACATTCAAGGTGCCAAAGTTCACCATATCGTACAAGACGGAGGCGAGCGGGATGCTGCAGCGCCTTGGGCTGCGCCTGACGTTCAGCACCGCCTCCGACTTCTCGGGGTTGCTGGATTTGGAACACATGAAGCCGCCGAGGCTGCCGCTCTACGTGTCCCAAGTCTATCACGAGTCCTTCGTGGAGGTGAACGAAGAAGGGACCGAAGCGGCTGCGGCGACAGCCATCGTTGGTATTTTCGGTAGTTGTTCGGCGGTCTGCAGCAGGCCAGTCAACTACGTGGACTTCATCGCTGACCACCCCTTCATGTTCTTGATCAAGGAGGAGCTCACAGGCGTCGTTGTGTTCGCCGGCCAAGTCGTCGATCCTTCGCTCTAG